Part of the Lotus japonicus ecotype B-129 chromosome 6, LjGifu_v1.2 genome, gtgtcgaaaagttgtcgctgaatcgatccaatccctcggattgaacatacggattcacgcgaggtaaaatggcaatcgctgaatcgatccaatccctctgattgaacatacggactcacgcgtgcctgagtgactaccgccgaatcgatccaatccatcggattgaatatacggattcgcacGTGTCAACAatttattgccgaatcggcccaacccgtcgggtttggacatacggattcgcgccgcaaggTCGaggatacacccaacaacatagctgctccaacagcacaaccacgatagctgctccaacagcacaacaacaaacgctgctccaacagcaccacaacatctacatactcgaagcctctcaactttctcaatgctgggatccgacgacacttctcgttttccaaaactatgatttgcatccaaagcttccttccgagattattaccattacttaaagatttagaggttgtttaatgtcttatgagttttctttacaaaataattatccttttagtcttatcgcgaatcctataagttctcgggatctcctaatccccaaacgactccagagaatgtctcgatccatacaacaccacaacaaggcccgaatctcattcgtcctttcaagctttctcaaaactctcaaaataaaatcggcatgacctgcccgcttttctcaccgttcagaaactcagattatagtgcaaaagcagaattaactcatcataatcaatcaacatgtcatatgtcaatatcttaagcaatttaaggcatataaggcatgcaccacacatcctaaattacccaatttagcacttagcatgtcattcactcatcaaaaacattcagtagatgcatcacctacattgtcagccgaagcctcagaaaacattttccaatcacacacaattccagtgcataaacagtaaacaatgtcgaaacatcgaccctaagcattaactagagattcagtgagaagccctcacctgcagattctccaggattatcttctaactcttcctcacaagcaaagcgttgctcctcaggaaattcctcaaaagttcctttaaagcaaagtcacagaaatactatcagaatctatcgagaactaagctatcgatacttactaaggttacacgaagtaatctatactctaaggtacgataatctagcgcgaaagacaagttttcggaaaaggaaattttccccttcctcccctatagggctcggccacttttcacaattgtggggctcgatttttcttcgatcaaacttggttcctatgctttcattagccgtaactaagggtattctgaactcggaaaaattatcggatcaaaaactgtcgcaggggtattttggtcatgatttttaacttaggattttcaaaactgaaatcccaaaaaccaaattttgcagggacgtcaccaacgacgtttatgacaactaatcctactagcactaagctaaggcgatagtttttagcctaaaggttgaagctttacctcaaaaactccaaaaatgggtatttaaggctaaaattgattccggcggaattccggcgacataacggaaaatctaatccggcagaagtaatcttgggcacatatagaagaggtttagaatcagaaatgaaagattcaggatagttttgcaaaaacccataaactatccactcagaaaactctacagaaaagctatggaaaaagcgatcagaggtaaggattagcgactatacctcgaaaccttgaagcagcaactgattaatcaacgatcaagcaagagatgaagaaaaactcttcttccttcctcttcaatggagctcgcgggtttgggagagaaatggaggagttcttgtaaattttctcacctttcttgctatatgtagaagatggaaattcgcggcgaaatgaaagtttcgcgaatctgatttttccggcgtcattctccgtgaattaatagatatgttttggcaaaagaattccaaaactataaagaggtctccttgtatttttggcaactaatgcaaagtcggtgcaaagtcggtgtaaaactattttacccgataagttgatttttgcatcgaatgtcggaatggaaaacttccttgtgaagaaagattgaaatcatcaagagaaatgggtgtacgcgtgtagaatattcatttgaagctctgaatagaaaaagtcttcattgtcggttgattctagggttttgaaataccagggattcggtttcggcaaacttccgatgattggaatcggacgttcgtagattctagagtttcgcctcgaaacgattgtgatatatggaaaaagagaagttctaacatttctctgaagatttttggaattaacttccgtcgtgcctaaaagtgaaaattagctatatactagggtttctgacctaggtttaagcgtaaaacgatcgtgctataacttttatcgatcataatgaaatccttgaacttttcctgaactttctccttcataaatatatttcatttaataaactttcgttcaggtttcccttcacattacatcaaccctaatcgtgaataagaagtttattcacttagcatgaacttaaaaactcgggccttacactgATTATTCCGATGATTTCTTTCCCGAGCTATTGAGTGGAAATAAAACCTGAAAGTTTTTCCAATACATTCAATCTGTGTTGCTGACTGAACTACCACTTTGCCTAATAAAACTTTAATCAAATAAGACTACAACTAATTCACATTTTGTGAATTGGACTCAAATGCAAACTTGAGCAGAAATGATGATACTATACAAAGGCCCAAAACTTTTATGACGCAAATTAAAAGtcgaccaaaaacaaaaaaaaagtaatgttctagcaaaaaaaaacaaagaggcaaaaacaaaataataaataaaaatgattaagaAAGAGTTGAGATTAATTAGAAAATTTAATTGGttgagaagaaagagaaaaggaCGCGTGGGGTGTAGTGATTCCTTTATATAAGCCTCGTCCACCAATTCTCTCTCAACCTTCATTCGAGTGAAGAAGGGTCACCTcacccacccaccaccaccaccaccaccaccaccaccaccaccacccttctcctctgATTCCAGTCACCACCTTCATTTCcgttttctcttcttctgatTCCCACTATATATATCCCATTCACTCACTCACTTCACCcagtttctctttctctttctagaATCTAACcgcaatttccctctttcttcaTCCAAATCCATCTGAATCCAACAATTTTCCCTTTCCAGAAGCGTTTTCAATTTCATTCTCCTCATACCCACAAATAGAAACCAATCCAATTTTCATTTCTGCATTTTCCCCCTTTATGGCTTCTTCTCTGATCTCAAACTCACCCTCCACCGGCGGCGACCGGTCACGTGATCCACACAGAACAacgatgaagaggaagaagaaatcaAGGCTGAATCACCAGAATCAGCAAGATCAATCATCTCAGCCCGCGAAATGGAGATCGCAGGCGCAGCAACAGCTTTACTCCTCCAAGCTCCGGCAGGCTTTGGTTAGAGTCAACGGCGGCGGTGGTTCCGGGAAGGGGAAGGCGGTACGGGATGCTGCTGATAGAGCTCTTGCAGTGGCGGCGAGGGGGAGGACGCGGTGGAGCAGGGCGATTCTCACCAACCGGATTAAGATCAAATTcaggaagcagcagcagcagcagcggAAGAGGCTCCTGCAGCAGAAGCCAGCTGGACCGGGCCGGTCGAAGAAGGCCCGGTTCAGCGTGCTCCGCCTCAAAGGGAAGACGCTCCCGGCGGTTCAGAGGAAGGTCAGGTTTCTGGGCCGGTTGGTCCCTGGTTGCCGGAAAGAACCTCTGCCGGTTATTCTGGAAGAAGCCATTGATTACATCCCGGCGCTTGAGATGCAAGTTCGAGCCATGGCAGCCCTCGCTGACTTACTCTtaggctcctcctcctccggcGGCGGCAGCTCCAGCTTCCCGCCGCCGAGCTGATGACACCTTCAACCTCAATGCCAActgtcatattttattttttctcttaattttttgttttaatttgccTCGTTTTCACCCTCACTCTTCTTCCAAGTAAAGATTTCTGGTTTAAGTACATACATAAAATATTTGTGTATcttttttgtgttatttttgAACTTTCAAGCAAATTCAATCTCATACTTAGCTTGAAATGTTTATTAGAATTAGAATATCACCTTTGGTTAACTTTGTCTAACAAGGAATGATATGATTTAATTTCTTGTAATGTAACATAAGGTACAAGCTTTTATGTGATTTAGCATAAAGTTATGTTCTTGTGTTACTTGGGGTGTTGGGGTAGGGAATAGGGATCATATGAATCTTAGTTCTTGTTCTGCTTTGATTCTGAGTAGTTTAGGGAAAATAAAAGGGTTTAAGTTTAAGTTTCAGCATTCATTCCTTACAATAACCAAGAGATTGATTAATCAGGTGCATACTAGTATATGATAATGATATTCTAGTCCTATTCTTGAGGGTGATGATTGATGAGTTTTGTGTGTTGTTTAAAGGTTTAGCTTAAGGAAAGAAGATAATGGTTTGCTTGAATAGTAATTAAGGAGGTTATTGATAATTGATCAGAGTTTTTCAGATGTTTAGCTTTTTCTATGTTGTTGTGTGTGCAGGGTTATGATGTTTTGAACCTCTACTACTACTAGTGAACTGAGCCAAAACTCTATATCATTCTGAAACAGAAACTCAGCAGCTTTTTCTTAATTGGTCTAGTCTTATGAGCCTGGATTCCCCCCAAAGAGTTTTGAATCACATACACACACATAAACACGTGATGTGTCTTGGTACTGAATTCTGAAAACTGAGAATTTATTGGCTTTAATCTCATCTGAGCACACAGAGCAGCAGTGCAGGGTGACCCTGTTGTCATGGTACTGTGGGGGAAGTAAAAATGATTGACATTTGACATGATGATATGAAGAATAGCTAACTCCACTTGTTAGCCGAAAGTGCCAAATAACATGCTTATTGGACACTATACTATGTCCCCATGTGGCATGTGACCCTACCTTGTCCCACACTGCTTCACATTTGACATCaccctctttcttcttcttctttcctctcaTTCATATTCATATTAACCCCACTGCCATTTACAACCCTGCTGATattttcttcctccttctcTATCAGAAAAAAAGACACCACAAAAGTTGTTAaaaaagaatttgaatttgggCATATCTGAGAAGATGAGCTTGATTTTTCACATGCGTAGTGGTTTGATAGGTTGACACATGTCCTCTCTGTCTTCAAGCTGAGACAAGAACTACCTCTCACTTTCGGTGGCAGAACGCCTGTAAAGGCACACGAGTGCCTCAGTTTCATCACTATCAACAATAGGGATGGAATTTCTATGTGCCCGTTTTTCTGTGAAATTCATCACTAATGTAAGGTGGTTATATCTGTTTCGGCCGACCCCAAATTACCATAAGGCACAGTAACATCTTAATTGGCCAAAGGTATTACAATTAGGTAAGTACTATTTCAAGTAGAGATGACTTAGTAAGAAACATCTTGTTCCGACAATCTAATCAAAGACTATTCTAAAGAATTTAAGTCACAAACATGACAGACACTAAATCTATGAACACAGGTTTAATTAGTCTTTCATTTAGTTGAGCATCACTTGCTATGCAAATTTTTGGTCCTTTTATGACTCCAAAATCATTTGTTTACTTTCTCGCTAACTTAAGTGTCAGAATGTCTGTTATAGATATCTTTAATGCATCAACGTAGCTTCTTTGTGCTTCTATTTCAAGGTcgcgcaccaccaccaccaccgagaTGAAAATGTACCATTAGTCTCAAGATAAACAATATATAACATAATTTTATAATTGGTGGCACAAAAGATTTTTACATCAAGACTTTAGTAGTGCCTCTTCTCCTCACACCTTGTCAGAAtcacaaagaaaataaaatggttTAGGAAAAAGAGGTTTGTGTTAATTTACCAGCAAAGGCAATTAATGATTGAGTTAGAGGAGGACCACATGAAAAAGCATGAACATTTGCTTGCTGCTACGTGCAGTTAAAGCTTATCACATGATGGTAGCCTTTATtattgatttcaattttttcagTAACCTGTGACTAGAATTCAATAGCTCCCATGTGGTTATTGAGTCCCTGCTTTTTACAGGGGTGGCCCGGTTGTGGATTCTGACAAAAGAAGCATCACCAAATGGGATTTTGAtgtttaaataaatgaaattgagGAGGGTCTTTGGCTTTATCTATCCACATCCAGCACCACATAAAAGcatgtatttttttctttttcaaatcaGTGACAATGATCATTGGTTAACGTGGAGTTTGCTTAATCAAACTCAAATAACATAAATGTGCATCACAGCAAAATCAGATTCGTGAAAGGGAAAAGGGAATAagaaattaacaattttattcccTTTGTGTTGTCCTCTCCTTCATGCATGAAAATGTTTCTTCTGAGCAATAGTTAATTCCCCCTATTCTCTTCATATGAATTCTATGTGTATCCATTTTAAGCTTTGATCAAGTGGTTTTGTATGACATTTCGGTAAGGGAAAAGGACAAGGCATGTTTTAATTGTACTGGAAAGCAATTTGATTCCAATTTCAATTTGAATGATGACACAATATATTTGCTATAGAAGGTAAGAAAACCTGATCAAAAAAGATTGGTTCAAGTTTCAGCTAATTGTACTTTAACAGatagtttagtttttttttttttcacatgctTTTACATGGGAAGTGATGTAtcattgatgtttttttttgaaactaaacaTGAATATTATTAAGGGCCAGACGGCCTTGAAGCAATTACATCCAAGTTTATCAAGCCAATAACGGCATCAGGGGCTTCTTCCACCCATACACAATCCGCATAGGTAGAAGCATTCCTGGCCAAAAAGTCTGCTACTGCGTTACCAGAACGTCTAACAAAAGACaatgaaaataaatcaaaaaacgAAACATAAGAACGACAATCTCTAATAATATTATCTAAATAGGATCGACCCACGGCCTCCTTCTGCCACCACTGGAATAACTGGAGACAATCTGTCTCTAAACAAACTCGCCTAAAGCCAAGCTCAGTCGCCAACTGCATCGTCCACCTCAATCCACACGCCTCCGCCAAAAGAGATGAAAAAATGGGCACCGGATAGGAGGTAGCTGCTGCCATGATGTCCCCCTGATGGTTACGTGCTATCATACCCAAGCCAGCCACCTTGCCGTCCCTAAAAGAAGCATCAAAATTCAGCTTGACAACTCGCTCTGGAGGTCTCCGCCACACAGCCATACTCGTCGGTGCCCCCTCACGGACCCTGGTAGGACATGTTGTTACCATCCCCTTGACGCGGTCAAGAACCTCTGAAACCACCATCCTGCCATGACGAAACACAACCCTGTTCCTCACCTCCCAAATCTGATATATCAACGTCTGAGCCAACGCTACCACCTCGGGTTGCTGCTCCTGCAGGAGCGACATCCACAGCGCTTGGAAAGAAGGCACACTCTCAACTCTAAGGGAGAGGGGAGAAGCATACcaaatcgccaaagccgccggACACCGCATGAAAATATGCTCCGTAGACTCGCTATCATGCCCGCAAAGACTGCAGCCCGGATCTGTGTCTACATGTCGCCGGAATAGTTGCTCGCGAACCGGAAGGAAACCTCGTATAGCTCTCCAAGTTGTCTCCTTGCATCTAGGAAGTGCATCGGTAGCCCAGAATTTCCGCCATAAGCTTGGCG contains:
- the LOC130723399 gene encoding transcription factor bHLH148; translation: MASSLISNSPSTGGDRSRDPHRTTMKRKKKSRLNHQNQQDQSSQPAKWRSQAQQQLYSSKLRQALVRVNGGGGSGKGKAVRDAADRALAVAARGRTRWSRAILTNRIKIKFRKQQQQQRKRLLQQKPAGPGRSKKARFSVLRLKGKTLPAVQRKVRFLGRLVPGCRKEPLPVILEEAIDYIPALEMQVRAMAALADLLLGSSSSGGGSSSFPPPS